The sequence CGCACACGTTCGAAGTGTACGGCAACTATTTTTGCGACGCGGAGTATGACCGGGGCACTGGATTCTCAGACCGCCTGACATCGCAAGTCCCGCAATTCTTCACTGAGCGCGCGCAGCCGACCGATCCGGCCACGCTTGGCGCGTCGAAGCCATCGCTTCTCTCGACAATCAGCAGCGCAATTTCGAGCCTCTAAGGACTGTCAAAAATGAATCTGTATAGCGGTTTGTCGCTCGCCGTTGTCGTCGCGGTGCATCCAGAAGGAAACTCGATTGACGTTGTCGATTCCGATAGTGGCGCATGGATCGGCAATGTGCAAGTCATGTCGCACACGGGCAGCAGCAACACGGGGCACATGGACCTTGCTGATATCGGCATGCCCGTCGGCGTGTCTCAGTGGGATTTGACGCAAGCCCCTGAGCGCTACGTGCAGGCGCTGCTGTCGCACGTCAAGGGGATGCCTATTGCCGTCGGTTTTTTGATGCCCCAAATCACGCAGATGACCTTCCAGCGCTCGAACTTCCGCGTGAATCGCCACGCGTCCGACGTGTACGAAACGACGAACGCCCAGGGTGACCACGAATTCTCGCATCCGTCTGGTTCATACATGCGCTGGGGGCAAAGTCCCGCTCACGAAGACCTGACCGGCGCGGACTGGGACGGCCAATGGCAGATCACGCAGAACAAGGGCTCTGCGCCGCACCTGAATATCACGGTTGCGAACGCGGGCTCGCCGGTTGCGACTCTTCACTTCGATCCGCAGGGGAATGTCACGCTGACGCACAACGGCAACCTGACGGTCAACGCGAAGGGCAACGCGGCGGTGACGGTAGGCGGAACAACCGAACTCGACTCGTCTGGCGACGTGACCATCAAAGCCCCGCAAACGACCGTAGAAGGGCCGCTGACGGTCACTGGACCCTTCGCCTTCCAATCCGGCATGACGGGCTCTGCTGGCAGCGGCGGCGGCGCAACGATGCAGATTCAGGGCGATGCGACATTCTCTGGCACGCTGACGGGTGAAACCGACGTGGTGGCAGCCGGTATCAGCGGCAAGGGCCACAAGCACACGTCCGAATCGCCGGGCACTCCGACGAGCACGCCTATCGCTGGCGCGTAACGCAGAGGCCACCTTCGGGTGGCTTTTTTCATGGCCCTCTCGCGTGGACGTGATGCCACCATCGGGCCATGACCTCTACCGCGCGTTGACTTTATGCCATCCATCTTCGATACCCCGCTAACCGGCTTCCGCTACGTCCAGACGCAGCACGGCGACACGCTTCAGGAGTTCGCCGCTCGCGTCATGGGCGATGCGACAAACTGGGCCATCCTTATCGGGATGAATAACCTGGTCCCGCCGTATCTGACGGACGACCCGACTCAGGTGACGGATGGCGTCGTGCTGAATGGCTCGACGCTGATGATTCCGGCCGCCACGCCCGCGCCGTCAACCGACGTGGACGACGTTTTCAAGACGGACGTGCTGCTCGATGCCGATGGCTTCCTTGCGATTACGGAAAACGGTGACCTCGCGACGGTATCTGGCTCGGCGAACCTCGTGCAGGCGCTCGAAAACGCGCTCGACACAGACCAGGGTGAACTGATTTATCACCCGAAGTACGGCTATCGCGGACGCCGCTTGCTGGGCTCGAAGAACGGGGCGACGGCTGGCCTGATGGCTGCGCGCTATGCGAA is a genomic window of Paraburkholderia bryophila containing:
- a CDS encoding contractile injection system sheath initiator; this encodes MPSIFDTPLTGFRYVQTQHGDTLQEFAARVMGDATNWAILIGMNNLVPPYLTDDPTQVTDGVVLNGSTLMIPAATPAPSTDVDDVFKTDVLLDADGFLAITENGDLATVSGSANLVQALENALDTDQGELIYHPKYGYRGRRLLGSKNGATAGLMAARYAKQTVAADSRISSVTSSTATVQGDAIATVVQAETVVGTKVPVATTI